In the Sander lucioperca isolate FBNREF2018 chromosome 24, SLUC_FBN_1.2, whole genome shotgun sequence genome, atatgtgtgtgtgtgtgtgtgtgtgtgtgtgtgtgtgcgtctgtgtgtgtctgtgcgcgtctgtgtgtgtgtgtgtgtgtgtgtgtgtgtgtgtgcgtttgtgtgtgtgtgtgtgtgtgtgtgtgtgtgtgtgcgtctgtgtgtgtgtgtgtgtgtgtgtgtgtgtgtgtgtgtgtctgtgtctgtctgtgcgcgtctgtgtgtgtgtgtgtgtgtgtgtgtgtgtgtgtgtgtgcgtctgtgtgtgtgtgtgtgtgtgtgtgcgtctgtgtgtgtgtgtgtgtatgtgtatgtgtgtgtgtatttatatgtgtgtgtgtgtgtgtgtgtgtgtgtgtgtgtgtgtgtgtgcgcgtctatgtgtgtgtgtgtgtgtgtgtgtatgtgtgtgtgtatttatatgtgtgtgtgtgtgtgtgtgtgtgtgtgtgtgtgtgtgtgtgtgtgtgtgtgtgtgcgtctgtgtgtgtctgtgcgcgtctgtgtgtgtgtgtgtgtgtctgtgtgtgtgtgtgtgtgcgtctgtgtgtgtgtgtgtgtgtgtgtgtgcgtctgtgtgtgtgtgtgtgtgtgtgtgtgtgtatgtgtgtgtgtatttatatgtgtgtgtgtgtgtgtgtgtgtgtttgtgtgcatttgtgtgtgtgtgtgtgtgtgtgtgtgcgtctgtgtgtgtgtgtgtgtgtgtgtgtgtgtgtgtgtgtctgtgtctgtctgtgcgcgtctgtgtgtgtgtgtgtgtgtgtgtctgtgtgtgtgtgtgtgtgcgtctgtgtgtgtgtgtgtgtgtgtgtgtgtgtgcgtctgtgtgtgtgtgtgtgtgtgtgtgtgtgtatgtgtatgtgtgtgtgtatttatatgtgtgtgtgtgtgtgtgtgtgtgtgtttgtgtgcatttgtgtgtgtgtgtgtgtgtgtgtgtgtgcgtctgtgtgcgcgtctgtgtgtgtgtgtgtgtgtgtgtgtgtgtgtgtgtgtgtgtgtgtgtgtgtgcgtctgtgtgtgtgtgtgtgtgtgtgtgtgtgtgtgtgtgtgtgtgtgtgtgtgtgtgtgtgtgtgtatttatatgtgtgtgtgtgtgtgtgtgtgtgtgtgtgtgtgcgcgtctatgtgtgtgtgtgtgtgtgtatgtgtgtgtgtatttatatgtgtgtgtgtgtgtgtgtgtgtgtgtgtgtgtgtgcgtctgtgtgtgtctgtgcgcgtctgtatgtgtgtgtgtgtgtgtgtgtgtgtgtgtgtgtgcgtttgtgtgtgtgtgtgtgtgtgtgtgtgtgtgcgtctgtgtgtgtgtgtgtgtgtgtgtgtgtgtgtgtgtgtgtgtgtgtgtctgtgtctgtctgtgcgcgtctgtgtgtgtgtgtgtgtgtgtgtgtgtgtgtgtgcgtctgtgtgtgtgtgtgtgtgtgtgtgcgtctgtgtgtgtgtgtgtgtgtgtgtgtgtgtgtgtgtgtgtgtctgtgtgtgtgtgtgtgtgtgtgtctgtgtgtgtgtgtgtgtgtgtgttagcctaCCTGCCAGGGACATTCACCTCGTGGACACTCTGTTCCCCCGACGATTCGAGCCCTGGAGTCTGACTTCTTCTGTCCGGTCAGGACGGGGACCATGCCGCACGCTATCGCCGCTGGAACACACACGTTACACATCCTCAACGCCTGGGTTGGCCTCACGTCAAAGTTCTctatttcagtgtgtgtgtctgagtgtgtgtgtgtgtgtgtgctgacctTTTGCTACGCAGCTTTGCCCATCAACGTCCAGGAAGTAGCCGTCTGCACACGAGCAGTTTAGTCTTCGTCCTTCCTCGTCTTCATCACAGAAATGCTCACAGCCTCCGTTCTCCAGCAGGCAGCTGTCCCGGACCGCCTCGTTCTCTACAACGGTTAAAATAGTTCAGGAGTTAGGAACTAATACACACAAcgcaaactgtgtgtgtgtgtgtgtgtgtgtgtgtgtgtgtgtctgtgtctatatgtgtgtgtgtgtctgtgtgtgtgtgtctgtgtgtgtgtgtgtgtgtgtgtctgtgtctatatgtgtgtgtgtgtctgtgtgtgtgtgtgtctgtgtgtgtgtgtgtgtgtgtgtgtgtgtgtgtgtgtgtgagtgtatgtgtgtgtgtgtgtgtgtgtgtgtgtgtgtgtgtctgtgtctatatgtgtgtgtgtgtctgtgtgtgtgtgtgtgtgtctgtgtgtgtgtgtgtgtgtgtgtctgtgtctatatgtgtgtgtgtgtctgtgtgtgtgtgtgtctgtgtgtgtgtgtgtgtgtgtgtgtgtgtgtgagtgtatgtgtgtgtgtgtgtgtgtgtgtgtgtgtgtgtgtgtctgtgtctatatgtgtgtgtgtgtgtgtgtctgtgtgtgtgtgtgtctgtgtgtgtgtgtgtgtctgtgtctatatgtgtgtgtgtgtgtgtgtctgtgtgtgtgtgtgtgtctgtgtgtgtgtgtgtgtgtgtgtgagtgtatgtgtgtgtgtgtgtgtgtgtgtgtgtgtctgtgtgtgtgtgtgtgtctgtgtgtgtgagtgtatgtgtgtgtgtgtctgtgtgtgtgtgtgtgtctgtatgtgtgtgtgtgtgtgtgtgtgtgtgtgtgtgtgtgtgtgtgtgtgtctgtatgtgtgtgtgtgtgtgtgtgtgtgtgtgagtgtatgtgtgtgtgtgtgtgtgtgtctgtgtgtgtgtatgtgtgtgtgtgtgtctgtgtgtgtgtgtgtgtctgtatgtgtctgtgtgtgtgtgtgtgtctgtatgtgtgtgtgtgtgtgtgtgtgtgtgtgtgtgtatatatatataaaatagctGTGTAAAGTATGTGTGCAGTGGGCAGATGTATAGTCCAGGATGGAGGTTAGTTGCTATGGTATTGTTAACATTAGGTATTTAGGgaggtgtgtttgttttgctcACCATTCTCACAGTTGAGTCCGTTGAACTGGGGGAGGCAGTAGCAGGCGTAGGACGACCCCTGGGGGGAGCAGCTGCCTCCGTTCACACAGGGACTCGACCTACAGCTGTCTGGGACTACACCACCACAACAACAGGGTTGGAGCTACGCATAcaccaagtacacacacacacatacacacacacactcagagacagacacacacacacacacacacacacacacacacacacacacacacacacacacacacacacacactcagagacagacacacacacacacacacacacacacacactcagagacagacacacacacacacacacacacacacagacacacacacacacacagacacacacacacacacacacacagacacacacacacacacacacacacacacacacacagagacacacacacacacacacacacacagagacacacacacacacagacacacacatatacacgcatGCAAGCACATacgtgcgcacgcacacacacgcttgcattcatgcacacatacagaaacacagacacacacatgcacacacacacacacacacacacacacacacatacccgcacacatacacacacacatacacagacacacgtacacacatacacacatacacagacccacacgcacacacacacacacagacccacacacacacacacacacatacacagacccacacgcacacacacacacacatacacagacccacacgcacacacacacacacatacacagacccacacacacacacacacacacatacacagacccacacgcacacacacacacacacatacacagacccacacatacacacacacatacacagacccacacacacacacacacacacatacacagacacacacacacacacacacacacacacacacacacacacacacacacacacacacacacacacagaaaccctTTCGACAGATTGAAATAATAAGAAATGTGTGTTATCTTACGGTTGTACGTTCTCCAGAATTCGTTCTGAGGAAACAGAACCAAAATGTCGTATTATTCATTCTGACTGACAGCAGTTTGGTTTCCGGTAGACATTGAACGCGTCTTACCGTAGTCTCGGTGTGTTCAAAGACCTCCCGGGCCTCCTCGTAGGAGCACCTCTCCTCCAGACACTCCCTCTTCAGATCCCCCTTCTGGAGCTCCTCCAGCCAGCCCGAGTTAGCCCTGCGGGCCCGAACCAGGACAGCGTGGGCCACATCTGGATCCACGAAGACTTCAGACCAGAGAGGGgacaaaaatgtacaaaaaaggcaacaaaaatgtattaaaaaggcgacaaaaaggcgtcaaaaaatGTGTaacaaaaggtgacaaaaatgtataaaacatttattaaaacggcgacaaaaatgtctaaaaaaggcgacaaaaaaagtgtaaaaatgtctaaaaaatgcgacaaaaatgtgtaataaaacggcgacaaaaatgtctaaaaaagacgggaaaaaaaatctaaaaaaggcgacaaaaaaaatctaaaaaaggcgacaaaaaaagtgtaaaaatgtctaaaaaaaggcgacaaaaatgtctaaaaaaggcgacaaaaaaagtgtaaaaatgtctaaaaaaggcgacaaaaatgtgtaataaaaaggcgacaaaaatgtctaaaaaaaggcgacaaaaatgtgtaaaaatgtctaaaaaaaggcgacaaaaatgtctaaaaaaggtgacaaaaaaagtgtaaaaatgtctaaaaaaggcgacaaaaaatgtctaaaaaaaggcgacaaaaatgtctaaaaacaggcaacaaaaatgtctaaaaacaggcaacaaaaatgtgtaataaaaaggcgacaaaaatgtctaaaaaaggtgacaaaaaaagtgtaaaaatatctaaaaaaaggcgacaaaaatgtctaaaaaaggtgacaaaaaaatgtctaaaaaaaggcgacaaaaatgtctaaaaacaggcaacaaaaatgtgtaaaaatgtctaaaaaaaaggcgacaaaaaatttgtaaaaaaggcaacaaaaaatgtgtaaaaaaggtgacaaaaatgtctaaaaaggtgaaaaaaaaatgtattaaaaaggcgacaaaaatgtctaaaaaaaggcgacaaaaatgtgtaaaaatgtctaaaaaaaaggcgacaaaaaatgtgtaaaaaaggtgaaaagaatgtattaaaaaggtgacaaaaatgtctaaaaaaaaagcaacaaaaaatgtttaaagcCTGTCTCCTCCCTGCTGTGGGACATTCAGTCCATCTCAGTCTCATAGGAATATTGCTTTCCACGGAAAGTTTAgctggggaattttggaaacGTTCCAATTTGGAAACTTTCATGGGAATTAATGGAAATTATGGGAATTTGGATGTGATGTAGTCCTGCCTTCAATCAGCTGCTGAATGTTGGACTGTAGAAATGATCAGTGCAGGGGGCGTGGCCTCAATAGCCCTGCAGTAGGCTAGGCTAGCCCAAACCATTGAcctttagcttagcataagctacatttaagttccctgttatagactaacagtattataacaagcagtattaaaaatatccagtttattcccattaattcccattTATTCCCATTTattcccgttaattcccatggaaagtttccaactTTGAAAATTCCTGAAATTTTGCAACCCTAGTCTCACCTGAGGCCGCCTGGCTGCCGGAGACGCTGAAGACGAAGAGCGTGAAGAAGACTCGCAGCCACATAGTCGGCTTTCAGCAGGAACTTTTGGCTGCTTCGCTGTGCACCCAAAAGTTCAaagtccctcccccccctcccccgtaGATTACATGAGAGCGGGGCGTGTTTGCATTTAGGAAAGAGACAAAAAGTTCCTCCGAAAAAGCAGCCGTTTGAGGGGagccggagagagagagagagagagagagagagagagagagagagagagagagagagagagagagagagagagagagagagagagagagagagaggcagagagagagagagagagagaggggagagattctaaccctggaccttctgcgtcgaggcatgaGCCTCTCAGTAtttgtgcgcctgctctaccactgaaccaacccggccacaagcATCAAAGTATTTCAACAAATATATTAGTTTTCAtggaaagaaacaaagaaattcgtaatatttcagaaaaaaagtcgTGAAagaagtcgtaatatttcaggcaaaaagttgtaatattttaggaaaaaaagtCGTGAAAGAAGTCGTAATATTTAAGGCAAAAAGTCGTAATACTTCAGGCAAAAAGTCGTGAAagaagtcgtaatatttcaggcaaaaagtcgtaatattttaggaaaaaaagtCGTGAAAGAAGTCATAATATTTAAGGAAAAAGTCGTAATACTTCAGgcaaaaagtcgtaatattttgggaaaaaaagtcGTGAAAGAAGTCGGAATATTTTAGGAAAGAAGTCGTGAAGGAAGTTGGAATATTTCGCTGCGTTTCTGAAGCTTTTTCCgtaatttttgtcatttttttcatcatgcttttgttataaaattgaataaaacgcCCAAATTCAATGATAGGAGgtaactgatcatttatttaactcgTGAAGAgcgttatttattttgacatttcagttgaaagaaacccaaattttgtGACATAGAAACGATCTgaagacaacaggagagttCAGCTTCCCGTGTGGCGTTCAGTTGTTGGACATGGCGTCCTGGATCCAGTCTACGAAGCGGCTGACTTTGGCGTAGACGCCGTACAGGTTCTCCTTGGCGCAGTCCTTGCCCCAGCTCACCACGCCCGTCAGGAACCACGTCTTCTTGTAGTAGGTCACCATGGGGCCGCCGCTGTCTCCCTTGCAGGCGTCGCTGCCGCCGGCCTTTAGCCCGGCGCAGAACATGTTCTTGGTGATGTTCAGCCTGGTGTGCTCGCGGCACTCCTGCAGCGAGACGCGAGGCAGCGTTAGGCGCTGCAGCACGCTGGCGGTGGAGCCGAACTGCGCCAGGCGGCCCCAGCCGGACACGGTGGAGTGGCGTACGGTCCCCAGCGTGTGGCTGAAGGTGCTGTTCCGCGCCGGGAGGCAGACGGGGACCACGTAGAGGCCGAGTTTGACGGGCCGCTGCAGCCGCAGCATGGCCAGGTCGCTGTCGTGGCTCGACTTGTTGTAGCCGGGGTGGACCAGCACTTTAACCACGGCACGCCGCTGCTCAGTCCCCTCGGGCACGTCCAGGTCGTGTTCACCTGAgtgaacacagacagagacacacacagatatacagagacacacacacacacacacacacacacacacacacacacacacacacacacacacacacacacacacagacacacacacacacagatatacagagacacacacacacacacacacacacacacacacacagacacacacacacacacacagacatacagacacacagacacacacacacacacacacacacacacacacacagatacacacacacacacacagacatacacacacacacacacacacacagatacacacacacacacacacacacacacacacacacacacacacacacacacacacacacacacacagacatacacacacacacacacacacacacacacacacagatacacacacacacacacagacatacacacacacacacacagacatacacacacacacacacacacacacagacatacagagacacacacacacacacacacagacatacagagacacacacacacacacatacagagacacacacacacacacacacacacacacacagacatacacacacacacacacacacagacagagacacacacacacacacacagacagagacacacacacacacacacagacatacacacacacacacacacacacacacacacagacagacatacagagacacacacacatacagagacacacacacacacacacagacatacacacacacacacacagacacacacacagacacacacacagacacacacacacacagacacacacacacacacacacacacacacacacagatacacacacacacacacagacatacacacacacacacacacacacatacacacacacagacagagacacacacacacacacacacacacagacagagacacacacacacacacacacacacacacagacatacacagacacacacacacagacacacacacacacacacatacagagacacacacacacacacagacatacacacacacacacacacacacatacacacacacagacagagacacacacgcacacagacatacacacacacacacacacagacatacacacacacacacacacagacatacagagacacacacacacacacacacatacagagacacacacacacacacacacagacatacacacacacacacacacacacacacacacacacacagacagagacacacacacacacagacatacagagacacacacacacacacacacacacagacagacatacagagacacacacacacacacacacagacatacagagacatacagacacgcacacacacacacacaacacagacatacacacacacacacacagacagagacacacacacacacacacacacacacacacacagacagacatacagagacacacagacacacacacacacacacacacacacacacaagtctttAATTTACACGTTTTGATGAGTTTTTGTCGTTGGGCGCCTTTTTTAACGAAAAAAAACCCACCACCCAAACGTTGGAAAAAATCGGACAAAACATCGAAGAAAAATAGTTTGAAAAAATtgcaaaaaagttttaaaaaagcgcCCAAAATGAAAGATATTTTGTGTCTTACCGACGGTGACGTTGAAGAGGGAGGCAGGTTTCCCCCAAACGCAGTGAGCCGCCGTCAACACCCAGCGCCTGGACAGGACGATCGCTCCACAGGAGAAGTCATCATGTTCAGTTAGCAGAgcctgaaaaagcccaaaatatcCCAAAATATACTTATATAACAACAACATATAGATTATATAATCTCACTCCCAGCCAGGCTTGGTCACGTGTTTTTGGCGTTTGTTACCGGCGCAAAAAGTCTCCGTTAGCGCCATATTTAGACAGGCTGAGTCACCTTTTGGCGCCCTGGGTCGGGACACTTGGTCACTTTTTGGGGCCCTGGGTCGGGACACTTGGTCACTTTTTGGGGCCCTGGGTCGGGACACTTGGTCACTTTTTGGGGCCCTGGGTCGGGACACTTGGTCACTTTTTGGGGCCCTGGGTCGGGACACTTGGTCACTTTTTGGCGCCCTGACTCGGGACACTTGGTCACTTTTTGGGGCCCTGGGTCGGGACACTTGGTCACTTTTTGGGGCCCTGGGTCGGGACACTTGGTCACTTTTTGGGGCCCTGGGTCGGGACACTTGGTCACTTTTTGGGGCCCTGGGTCGGGACACTTGGTCACTTTTGGGGCCCTGGGTCGGGACACTTGGTCACTTTTTGGGGCCCTGGGTCGGGACACTTGGTCACTTTTTGGGGCCCTGGGTCGGGACACTTGGTCACTTTTTGGCGCCCTGGGTCGGGACACTTGGTCACTTTTTGGCGCCCTGGGTCGGGACACTTGGTCACTTTTTGGCGCCCTGGGTCGGGACACTTGGTCACTTTTTGGCACCCTGACTCTGGACACTTGGTCACTTTTTGGTGCCCTGACTCGGGACACTTGGTCACTTTTTGGCGCCCTGACTCTGGACACTTGGTCACTTTTTGGCACCCTGACTCGGGACACTTGGTCACTTTTTGGCGCCCTGACTCTGGACACTTGGTCACTTTTTGGCGCCCTGGGTCGGGACACTTGGTCACTTTTTGGCGCCCTGACTCGGGACACTTGGTCACTTTTTGGCGCCCTGGGTAAGGACACTTGGTCACTTTTTGGCGCCCTGGGTCGGGACACTTGGTCACTTTTTGGCGCCCTGACTCGGGACACTTGGTCACTTTTTGGCGCCCTGACTCGGGACACTTGGTCACTTTTTGGCGCCCTGGGTCGGGACACTTGGTCACTTTTTGGCGCCCTGACTCGGGACACTTGGTCACTTTTTGGCGCCCTGGGTCGGGACACTTGCTCACTTTTTGGCGCCCTGGGTCGGGACACTTGGTCACTTTTTGGCGCCCTGACTCGGGACACTTGGTCACTTTTTGGCGCCCTGACTCGGGACACTTGGTCACTTTTTGGCACCCTGACTCGGGACACTTGGTCACTTTTTGGCGCCCTGACTCGGGACACTTGGTCACTTTTTGGCGCCCTGACTCGGGACACTTGGTCACTTTTTGGCGCCCTGACTCGGGACACTTG is a window encoding:
- the f7l gene encoding coagulation factor VII isoform X2 → MASVSRAARRLFFLRILFIIASLPACTGLPGVFVSRPVASVFLQRSRRANNFLFEELRRGDVERECREEKCSYEEAREIFPLPQQLETFWRRYTAVDHCQPPSPCKNGATCTRHADTYACKCPSGFHGHNCDKARVTSTSCYFNNGGCEHFCRRFPEPVCFCAPGYRLHTDGRTCKPQVAVACGRLQTHFAPRVVNGHICPKGHCPWQALLTEHDDFSCGAIVLSRRWVLTAAHCVWGKPASLFNVTVGEHDLDVPEGTEQRRAVVKVLVHPGYNKSSHDSDLAMLRLQRPVKLGLYVVPVCLPARNSTFSHTLGTVRHSTVSGWGRLAQFGSTASVLQRLTLPRVSLQECREHTRLNITKNMFCAGLKAGGSDACKGDSGGPMVTYYKKTWFLTGVVSWGKDCAKENLYGVYAKVSRFVDWIQDAMSNN
- the f7l gene encoding coagulation factor VII isoform X1; translated protein: MASVSRAARRLFFLRILFIIASLPACTGLPGVVFVSRPVASVFLQRSRRANNFLFEELRRGDVERECREEKCSYEEAREIFPLPQQLETFWRRYTAVDHCQPPSPCKNGATCTRHADTYACKCPSGFHGHNCDKARVTSTSCYFNNGGCEHFCRRFPEPVCFCAPGYRLHTDGRTCKPQVAVACGRLQTHFAPRVVNGHICPKGHCPWQALLTEHDDFSCGAIVLSRRWVLTAAHCVWGKPASLFNVTVGEHDLDVPEGTEQRRAVVKVLVHPGYNKSSHDSDLAMLRLQRPVKLGLYVVPVCLPARNSTFSHTLGTVRHSTVSGWGRLAQFGSTASVLQRLTLPRVSLQECREHTRLNITKNMFCAGLKAGGSDACKGDSGGPMVTYYKKTWFLTGVVSWGKDCAKENLYGVYAKVSRFVDWIQDAMSNN